A genomic segment from Longimicrobiales bacterium encodes:
- a CDS encoding substrate-binding domain-containing protein gives MIKRAALLLCLAFAGACDQPEELILASTTSTVDSGLLDELIPAFERAHGDVRVKVIAVGSGEAMALGRRRDADVLLVHSPADEEAFMAAGHGLRRLPVMANDYVIAGPPSDPAGVRGMASAVAALRRLAASNAAFVSRGDSSGTHRKELELWAATGTEPQTRMEVGQGMGEALTIASERGVYILTDRGTYLALSDNLRLEVLVEGDDLLRNPYSVITVSGSRHPESADAFADWLVSRDAAEMIRMFGVDRFGQPLFFPAVGTVSD, from the coding sequence ATGATCAAGCGCGCTGCGCTGCTGCTCTGCCTCGCTTTTGCGGGAGCCTGTGATCAGCCGGAGGAGCTGATCCTGGCCTCGACCACCTCCACCGTAGATTCCGGCCTGCTGGACGAACTTATCCCTGCGTTCGAACGCGCGCATGGCGACGTGCGCGTAAAGGTGATCGCGGTCGGCAGTGGTGAGGCCATGGCACTGGGTCGACGCCGCGACGCGGATGTGCTGCTGGTCCACTCACCAGCGGATGAGGAGGCGTTCATGGCCGCAGGCCATGGCCTCAGGCGACTGCCGGTGATGGCCAACGATTACGTCATCGCGGGACCGCCATCGGACCCTGCGGGTGTGCGCGGGATGGCATCGGCAGTCGCTGCGCTTCGGCGCCTGGCGGCGAGCAACGCGGCGTTCGTCTCGCGCGGCGACAGCTCGGGCACGCATCGCAAGGAGCTGGAGTTGTGGGCGGCGACCGGCACCGAGCCGCAAACGCGGATGGAGGTGGGCCAGGGGATGGGTGAGGCACTCACGATTGCATCCGAACGTGGCGTGTACATCCTGACGGACCGCGGCACCTACCTCGCACTCTCGGATAACCTCCGTCTGGAGGTGCTGGTGGAGGGCGATGATCTGCTCAGGAACCCGTACAGCGTCATCACTGTGAGCGGCTCGCGTCATCCGGAGAGCGCCGACGCGTTCGCCGACTGGCTGGTTTCCCGCGACGCGGCGGAAATGATCCGGATGTTCGGGGTGGATCGGTTCGGTCAGCCCCTGTTCTTCCCTGCCGTGGGCACTGTGAGCGACTGA